Proteins encoded by one window of Aspergillus chevalieri M1 DNA, chromosome 6, nearly complete sequence:
- a CDS encoding ureidoglycolate hydrolase (COG:F;~EggNog:ENOG410PQPV;~InterPro:IPR007247,IPR011051,IPR024060;~PFAM:PF04115;~go_function: GO:0004848 - ureidoglycolate hydrolase activity [Evidence IEA];~go_function: GO:0050385 - ureidoglycolate lyase activity [Evidence IEA];~go_process: GO:0000256 - allantoin catabolic process [Evidence IEA]) — protein sequence MATSILTPAPSPLRLSPKPLTPDSFAPFGSAIISPLPHDLVSPPSLSSLQQQHGTPTPVLANQSTAIKYSPVSPLQNEYSGSPSGQPSSARMSMFCCFPRELRHTSNAALFDVRILERHPYTTQTFTPLNSVGEDQHIANEPLYLVIVAPTLKGQTAAAIVKNPTTRIAESVTITDPPDLSKVKAFVARRGQAVTYGAGTWHAPMVVLGKRRVDFVVVQFANGVAEEDCQEVAFEEGIEVEVDSNEGNRLEKL from the coding sequence ATGGCGACTTCAATTCTCACTCCTGCTCCATCACCCCTCCGTCTAAGCCCCAAACCACTTACTCCGGACTCCTTCGCACCCTTCGGCTCCGCGATCATCTCGCCGCTTCCCCATGATCTCGTCAGTCCTCCTTCgctttcttctctccagcAACAGCATGGGACACCCACACCTGTGCTAGCAAATCAATCCACTGCTATCAAATACAGCCCCGTTTCTCCGTTGCAAAATGAGTATTCGGGTTCTCCCAGTGGGCAGCCCTCATCCGCACGGATGAGTATGTTTTGCTGTTTTCCGCGGGAATTGCGACACACCTCGAATGCGGCTCTCTTCGATGTCAGAATCCTAGAGAGACACCCTTACACCACTCAGACGTTCACGCCCCTCAATTCTGTTGGTGAAGACCAACATATTGCCAATGAACCGCTTTACCTCGTTATCGTCGCTCCGACTCTCAAAGGTCAGACCGCAGCCGCTATTGTCAAAAACCCAACGACTAGGATCGCAGAGTCAGTCACTATAACGGACCCCCCGGATCTCAGCAAAGTCAAGGCGTTCGTTGCTCGTCGTGGACAGGCGGTGACGTATGGGGCTGGGACGTGGCACGCCCcgatggtggtgttgggaAAGAGACGGGTGGATTTTGTGGTTGTGCAGTTTGCGAATGGGGTTGCGGAGGAGGATTGCCAGGAAGTGGCTTTTGAAGAGGGTATTGAGGTGGAGGTGGACAGCAATGAGGGCAATAGATTGGAGAAGCTATAA